Proteins co-encoded in one Aptenodytes patagonicus chromosome 14, bAptPat1.pri.cur, whole genome shotgun sequence genomic window:
- the ZSWIM1 gene encoding zinc finger SWIM domain-containing protein 1, whose protein sequence is MASVSFQSAAMGGVFARFPRALLVHRAGGPAGRALYVFLVAGPAPALRGGMARVVHLAVPRDESAGSLSRMYGAFRAFNPAWAETRLLLVGPGLPQPPALAQAFPAAEVHLSVFHLCKRLQQQIQRLALEGRAERLILAALSDTMCAATESSRRKMHALLGDLVTPDLLPQLHIHWLLDDEIWAVHRERTWGDSSNYFRDLEVVTQGLSQVFSTGLSLESCITSLAQHYQKCVSKSTPDTATCSTTRPDHRAAQAAPQSLPALGLPLAPLACQGKPSQSSVQACPTTAAAQQQQPVAASLTAAKSPVIVLQSPPAAPRLPTALQRQPEIPQALLLLRNEPASPQSSLDPSSPVAKLEATENPEGDSEEEINRRTEELIKQSLRDICAEPAARLCLSEFAVVQKSVQLIGAGEDALSIQVLEDAHRVDLKGLSSCTCHFNQVFQLPCRHILAVLNSDRKTLQPEMLSRQRQKGRDAHQAGRDSADGLLEVLKSSWNKSLDKSLVVSFLTAEISRLLTHCSREEFECRYRTLRELADSWIGPYVEVKL, encoded by the coding sequence ATGGCCTCCGTCAGCTTCCAGAGCGCCGCCATGGGCGGTGTCTTCGCCCGCTTCCCCCGGGCGCTGCTGGTGCaccgggcgggcgggccggcgggccgggcgctCTACGTGTTCCTGGTGGCCGGGCCGGCCCCAGCGCTGCGGGgcggcatggccagggtggtgcaTCTCGCCGTCCCGCGGGACGAGTCGGCGGGAAGCCTGTCCCGCATGTACGGGGCATTCAGGGCCTTCAACCCCGCCTGGGCCGAGACCCGGCTCCTCCTGGTGGGCCCCGGCCTCCCCCAGCCGCCGGCGCTCGCCCAGGCCTTTCCCGCAGCAGAGGTGCACCTCTCCGTCTTCCACCTCTGCAAGCGCCTGCAGCAGCAGATCCAGCGGCTGGCCTTGGAGGGCCGCGCCGAGCGCCTGATCCTGGCCGCCCTGAGCGACACCATGTGCGCAGCCACCGAGAGCAGCCGCAGGAAGATGCACGCCCTCCTGGGGGACCTCGTGACACCGGACTTGCTGCCTCAGCTCCATATTCACTGGCTGCTTGATGATGAGATCTGGGCCGTGCACAGGGAGAGGACGTGGGGGGACAGCAGTAACTACTTTAGGGACCTGGAGGTGGTCACCCAGGGGTTAAGCCAGGTTTTCAGCACTGGGCTCTCTCTGGAGAGCTGCATCACCTCCTTAGCCCAGCACTACCAAAAGTGTGTTTCTAAGAGCACTCCTGATACCGCGACGTGCTCCACTACCCGTCCTGATCACCGTGCTGCTCAGGCAGCTCCCCAAAGCCTGCCTGCCTTGGGTCTGCCTCTCGCCCCTCTGGCATGCCAGGGGAAGCCATCTCAGAGCTCTGTCCAGGCCTGCCCCACCacggcagcagctcagcagcagcagccggtggcagcctctctcacagctgctaaGAGCCCCGTGATTGTTCTCCAGAGTCCACCGGCAGCTCCTCGGCTCCCCACGGCTCTTCAGCGTCAGCCTGAAATCCCccaggctctcctcctcctccggaaCGAGCCCGCGAGCCCTCAGTCCTCATTAGATCCTTCATCTCCTGTGGCCAAACTGGAGGCCACGGAAAACCCGGAGGGTGACAGCGAGGAGGAAATTAACCGAAGGACTGAAGAGCTCATCAAGCAGTCTTTGAGGGATATTTGCGCGGAgcctgctgccaggctgtgccTGAGCGAGTTTGCGGTGGTTCAGAAGTCCGTGCAGCTGATAGGCGCCGGGGAGGACGCTCTCAGCATACAGGTCCTGGAGGATGCCCACAGGGTGGACCTGAAAGGCCTGAGCAGCTGCACTTGCCACTTCAACCAGGTCTTCCAGCTGCCCTGCCGGCACATCTTGGCCGTGCTGAATTCGGACAGGAAGACCTTGCAGCCAGAGATGCTCAGCAGACAGCGGCAGAAGGGACGCGATGCCCATCAGGCCGGGCGAGACAGTGCTGATGGCCTCTTGGAGGTCCTGAAGAGCTCCTGGAACAAGTCCTTGGATAAATCCCTGGTGGTGTCCTTCCTCACGGCGGAGATCAGCCGGCTTCTCACccactgcagcagggaggagtTTGAGTGCAGGTACAGGACCCTCCGGGAGCTGGCTGACAGCTGGATCGGGCCCTACGTCGAGGTGAAGCTGTAG
- the ZSWIM3 gene encoding zinc finger SWIM domain-containing protein 3 isoform X1 codes for MELGARFRSYEDFRERFRAYKLAQGCRYGLRSCVSVRCHNRQHGTAVREDVMFMRVKFGCARTQKYSKKRKQQPSLCPAYFVLQYKEDIDRLVISELNSNHIHADPVFSLTRATAVTASAVAREGPATKLRKQQQAGGTDSSAAADEDLHVVVGQPVDGAPALYRAPTLPEAAKENASASVLVRVAEVMKTFLRVDRGSLASISADSDHGLDRLSFQTSKMKSSFMQFPESLLLHRVPSEGRHVLYAFLVESKERVGKVVHLSLLKYDAGHSVRKMLTVFKEFNPEWQKVQAVFVDVSFFHKAILHELFPSAQVLLSVYHTVRLLEKNVREAEISSSFKQNLTLALQKAVFSPSAASLDALSQLVKRVVSPELYDYLQANWFSCELLWCMHVEKGLHSCSTHMDSLDLITHRISSLFGQQPSLEASVLCFLECADCLDSTGLESLNQGFSSTEEDSRSSLQEEPDARAGAAAAEPGPVSGSLALAERPEPAGQAAAAGTGCVLATLRESCTDLGSWLCLKEWEVVQASTQLLSPTPGSLAVRLLEDVHRVSRDCRSCSCCFHRRYQLPCRHVLAVLQAHRGRVEEGMVCRRWQRRHQQLPAPGASLPGRGGGSAGSRLEGRGERVRSLSLELATLLMQCEGEELAERGSALAAILAAWAGSPGPGQAAGKEPLTPHCSG; via the exons ATGGAGCTGGGGGCCCGCTTCAGGAGCTACGAGGACTTCAGGGAGCGGTTCCGCGCCTACAAGCTGGCGCAGGGGTGCCGCTACGGCCTGCGGAGCTGCGTCTCCGTCCGCTGCCACAACCGGCAGCACGGCACCGCCGTCCGCGAGGATGTCAT GTTCATGCGGGTGAAGTTTGGTTGTGCTCGGAcccaaaaatacagcaagaagagaaagcagcagcccAGCTTGTGTCCGGCTTATTTTGTGTTGCAATATAAGGAGGACATAGACCGGCTCGTGATCAGCGAACTGAACAGCAACCACATCCATGCGGACCCGGTGTTTTCCCTGACCAGAGCCACCGCTGTGACGGCAAGCGCCGTGGCACGTGAGGGCCCTGCTACAAAACTGCGTAAGCAGCAGCAGGCGGGTGGGACCGACAGCAGTGCTGCGGCGGATGAGGACTTGCACGTGGTTGTGGGACAACCGGTGGACGGGGCGCCTGCTCTGTACAGGGCTCCCACGCTCCCTGAGGCAGCGAAGGAAAATGCCTCGGCCTCGGTGCTCGTCAGGGTTGCTGAGGTCATGAAAACCTTCCTGAGGGTAGACAGGGGCTCGCTGGCCTCAATTAGCGCAGACAGCGACCACGGCCTGGACAGACTCAGCTTCCAGACCAGCAAGATGAAGAGCTCGTTTATGCAGTTCCCCGAGAGCCTCCTGCTGCACAGGGTGCCGAGCGAGGGGAGACACGTCCTCTACGCTTTCCTAGTAGAGAGTAAGGAGCGAGTGGGGAAAGTGGTACACTTGTCACTGCTGAAGTACGACGCAGGACACAGCGTCAGGAAAATGCTGACCGTCTTCAAGGAGTTCAACCCCGAGTGGCAAAAGGTCCAGGCTGTTTTTGTGGACGTGTCCTTCTTTCACAAAGCCATCCTCCACGAGCTCTTTCCCTCTGCCCAGGTGCTCCTTTCTGTCTATCACACTGTCCGACTCCTTGAGAAGAACGTGAGGGAAGCAGAAATCTCCTCTTCCTTCAAGCAGAACTTGACGCTGGCCTTGCAGAAGGCCGTGTTTTCCCCTTCGGCTGCAAGCCTGGATGCCCTGTCCCAGCTGGTGAAGCGTGTGGTCAGCCCGGAGCTGTACGACTACCTGCAAGCCAACTGGTTCTCCTGCGAGCTGCTGTGGTGCATGCACGTGGAGAAAGGGCTGCACTCCTGCAGCACGCACATGGACAGCCTGGACCTCATCACGCACCGAATATCCAGTCTCTTTGGCCAGCAGCCGTCCTTGGAGGCGAGCGTTCTTTGTTTTCTGGAGTGTGCAGACTGCCTTGATTCCACAGGCTTGGAAAGCCTGAACCAGGGTTTCTCAAGCACTGAGGAGGACAGTCGGAGCAGCCTCCAGGAGGAGCCTGACGCACGtgccggtgctgcagcagcagaaccaGGTCCCGTTTCTGGCTCTCTGGCTCTTGCCGAGCGCCCCGAGCCCGCTGGGCAGGCTGCCGCAGCGGGGACGGGCTGTGTGCTGGCCACACTCCGGGAGAGCTGTACGGACCTGGGCTCCTGGCTGTGCCTGAAGGAGTGGGAGGTGGTGCAGGCGTCCACCCAGCTGCTCAGCCCCACGCCGGGCAGCCTCGCGGTTCGGCTGCTGGAAGACGTGCACCGGGTGAGCCGGGACTGCcggagctgcagctgctgcttccaccGCCGCTACCAGCTCCCCTGCAGGCAcgtcctggctgtgctgcaggcgCACCGGGGGCGTGTGGAGGAAGGCATGGTGTGCAGGCGCTGGCAGCGGAGGCACCAGCAGCTCCCGGCCCCTGGGGCCAGCctcccgggccgcggcgggggctcggcggGCAgccggctggagggcaggggggagagagtCCGGTCCCTCAGCCTGGAGCTGGCCACCCTGCTGATGCAGTGCGAGGGGGAGGAGCTGGCGGAGCGCGGCTCCGCGCTGGCGGCGATCCTGGCCGCCTGGGCTGggtcgccggggccggggcaggcggctGGGAAGGAGCCGCTGACCCCGCACTGCTCTGGGTAA
- the ZSWIM3 gene encoding zinc finger SWIM domain-containing protein 3 isoform X2: MRVKFGCARTQKYSKKRKQQPSLCPAYFVLQYKEDIDRLVISELNSNHIHADPVFSLTRATAVTASAVAREGPATKLRKQQQAGGTDSSAAADEDLHVVVGQPVDGAPALYRAPTLPEAAKENASASVLVRVAEVMKTFLRVDRGSLASISADSDHGLDRLSFQTSKMKSSFMQFPESLLLHRVPSEGRHVLYAFLVESKERVGKVVHLSLLKYDAGHSVRKMLTVFKEFNPEWQKVQAVFVDVSFFHKAILHELFPSAQVLLSVYHTVRLLEKNVREAEISSSFKQNLTLALQKAVFSPSAASLDALSQLVKRVVSPELYDYLQANWFSCELLWCMHVEKGLHSCSTHMDSLDLITHRISSLFGQQPSLEASVLCFLECADCLDSTGLESLNQGFSSTEEDSRSSLQEEPDARAGAAAAEPGPVSGSLALAERPEPAGQAAAAGTGCVLATLRESCTDLGSWLCLKEWEVVQASTQLLSPTPGSLAVRLLEDVHRVSRDCRSCSCCFHRRYQLPCRHVLAVLQAHRGRVEEGMVCRRWQRRHQQLPAPGASLPGRGGGSAGSRLEGRGERVRSLSLELATLLMQCEGEELAERGSALAAILAAWAGSPGPGQAAGKEPLTPHCSG, translated from the coding sequence ATGCGGGTGAAGTTTGGTTGTGCTCGGAcccaaaaatacagcaagaagagaaagcagcagcccAGCTTGTGTCCGGCTTATTTTGTGTTGCAATATAAGGAGGACATAGACCGGCTCGTGATCAGCGAACTGAACAGCAACCACATCCATGCGGACCCGGTGTTTTCCCTGACCAGAGCCACCGCTGTGACGGCAAGCGCCGTGGCACGTGAGGGCCCTGCTACAAAACTGCGTAAGCAGCAGCAGGCGGGTGGGACCGACAGCAGTGCTGCGGCGGATGAGGACTTGCACGTGGTTGTGGGACAACCGGTGGACGGGGCGCCTGCTCTGTACAGGGCTCCCACGCTCCCTGAGGCAGCGAAGGAAAATGCCTCGGCCTCGGTGCTCGTCAGGGTTGCTGAGGTCATGAAAACCTTCCTGAGGGTAGACAGGGGCTCGCTGGCCTCAATTAGCGCAGACAGCGACCACGGCCTGGACAGACTCAGCTTCCAGACCAGCAAGATGAAGAGCTCGTTTATGCAGTTCCCCGAGAGCCTCCTGCTGCACAGGGTGCCGAGCGAGGGGAGACACGTCCTCTACGCTTTCCTAGTAGAGAGTAAGGAGCGAGTGGGGAAAGTGGTACACTTGTCACTGCTGAAGTACGACGCAGGACACAGCGTCAGGAAAATGCTGACCGTCTTCAAGGAGTTCAACCCCGAGTGGCAAAAGGTCCAGGCTGTTTTTGTGGACGTGTCCTTCTTTCACAAAGCCATCCTCCACGAGCTCTTTCCCTCTGCCCAGGTGCTCCTTTCTGTCTATCACACTGTCCGACTCCTTGAGAAGAACGTGAGGGAAGCAGAAATCTCCTCTTCCTTCAAGCAGAACTTGACGCTGGCCTTGCAGAAGGCCGTGTTTTCCCCTTCGGCTGCAAGCCTGGATGCCCTGTCCCAGCTGGTGAAGCGTGTGGTCAGCCCGGAGCTGTACGACTACCTGCAAGCCAACTGGTTCTCCTGCGAGCTGCTGTGGTGCATGCACGTGGAGAAAGGGCTGCACTCCTGCAGCACGCACATGGACAGCCTGGACCTCATCACGCACCGAATATCCAGTCTCTTTGGCCAGCAGCCGTCCTTGGAGGCGAGCGTTCTTTGTTTTCTGGAGTGTGCAGACTGCCTTGATTCCACAGGCTTGGAAAGCCTGAACCAGGGTTTCTCAAGCACTGAGGAGGACAGTCGGAGCAGCCTCCAGGAGGAGCCTGACGCACGtgccggtgctgcagcagcagaaccaGGTCCCGTTTCTGGCTCTCTGGCTCTTGCCGAGCGCCCCGAGCCCGCTGGGCAGGCTGCCGCAGCGGGGACGGGCTGTGTGCTGGCCACACTCCGGGAGAGCTGTACGGACCTGGGCTCCTGGCTGTGCCTGAAGGAGTGGGAGGTGGTGCAGGCGTCCACCCAGCTGCTCAGCCCCACGCCGGGCAGCCTCGCGGTTCGGCTGCTGGAAGACGTGCACCGGGTGAGCCGGGACTGCcggagctgcagctgctgcttccaccGCCGCTACCAGCTCCCCTGCAGGCAcgtcctggctgtgctgcaggcgCACCGGGGGCGTGTGGAGGAAGGCATGGTGTGCAGGCGCTGGCAGCGGAGGCACCAGCAGCTCCCGGCCCCTGGGGCCAGCctcccgggccgcggcgggggctcggcggGCAgccggctggagggcaggggggagagagtCCGGTCCCTCAGCCTGGAGCTGGCCACCCTGCTGATGCAGTGCGAGGGGGAGGAGCTGGCGGAGCGCGGCTCCGCGCTGGCGGCGATCCTGGCCGCCTGGGCTGggtcgccggggccggggcaggcggctGGGAAGGAGCCGCTGACCCCGCACTGCTCTGGGTAA